Proteins encoded within one genomic window of Micromonospora halotolerans:
- a CDS encoding DnaJ family domain-containing protein, with product MTTGWEAAVEAQIRSAQERGEFDNLPGAGKPIPGRDMPYDEGWWIRSFLEREQLPGDLLLPTPLQLRRRIEELPGEVRDLPTEESVRAYVAALNAEVVAWLRAPTGPRVVVRPVNADDVVRDWRAARERAAAERMPVATDPVAVPAPPKRRSWWPWRRR from the coding sequence GTGACGACAGGCTGGGAGGCCGCGGTCGAGGCGCAGATCCGCTCGGCCCAGGAGCGCGGCGAGTTCGACAACCTGCCCGGGGCCGGCAAGCCGATCCCCGGCCGCGACATGCCCTACGACGAGGGCTGGTGGATCCGGAGCTTCCTGGAGCGCGAACAGCTCCCCGGCGACCTGCTCCTGCCCACCCCGCTGCAACTGCGCCGGCGCATCGAGGAACTCCCCGGCGAGGTCCGCGACCTGCCCACCGAGGAGTCGGTGCGGGCGTACGTGGCCGCCCTCAACGCCGAGGTGGTGGCCTGGTTGCGCGCGCCCACCGGGCCGCGCGTGGTGGTGCGTCCGGTCAACGCCGACGACGTGGTCCGCGACTGGCGGGCCGCCCGGGAGAGGGCCGCGGCCGAGCGCATGCCGGTGGCCACGGACCCGGTGGCCGTCCCGGCCCCGCCGAAGCGCCGCTCGTGGTGGCCCTGGCGCCGCCGCTGA
- a CDS encoding MFS transporter, with protein sequence MTLDQRRPAAALPRGPLAGFAAGSLGMGVWVTVPGLLLLYFLTDVLAVAPWLAGLTLLVPKIADVLLHPWIGHRCDVEQARRGHRRRLLLAGCALPLAFAALFAVPGELAGARAAAWVALFFVAGNLLFAAYQVPYLATPADLRIGYHERTRLMAFRMVVLTLGILISGLLAPLLAGGDTATRAGYLRMAALLAVGMLAAMVVGVAGIGRLRRTAAAPAPPHRAGGWATLAASLRDRQFRWLVGAYLAMSTTTHLVLAGVPYYAEYELGRPKLTTVLVAAFVAPALLVTPAWLAVARRVGKQSALLPGQVAFAVGALVLAVGRPAGLPVLVGAVAVLGVAFAGMQLLPFSMLPDVIRAADTDRAGTYTGVWTATEATGAALGPYAYALCLAAGGFVASAAGQAVTQSAGALTAIRYGFGLLPAALMVIAVLLQRRYTLDQAARADADG encoded by the coding sequence ATGACGCTCGACCAGCGACGGCCGGCCGCCGCCCTGCCGCGCGGCCCGCTGGCCGGCTTCGCCGCCGGCTCGCTCGGCATGGGCGTGTGGGTCACCGTGCCCGGGCTGCTGCTGCTGTACTTCCTCACCGACGTCCTCGCCGTCGCCCCGTGGCTGGCGGGGCTGACCCTGCTGGTGCCGAAGATCGCCGACGTGCTGCTGCACCCCTGGATCGGGCACCGCTGCGACGTGGAGCAGGCCCGGCGCGGCCACCGGCGGCGGCTGCTGCTGGCCGGTTGCGCGCTGCCGCTGGCCTTCGCCGCGCTGTTCGCGGTGCCCGGCGAGCTGGCCGGCGCGCGCGCCGCGGCCTGGGTGGCGCTGTTCTTCGTCGCCGGGAACCTGCTCTTCGCCGCGTACCAGGTGCCCTACCTGGCCACCCCGGCGGACCTGCGGATCGGCTACCACGAGCGCACCCGGCTGATGGCCTTCCGGATGGTGGTCCTCACCCTCGGCATCCTGATCTCCGGGCTGCTCGCGCCGCTGCTGGCCGGCGGTGACACCGCCACCCGCGCCGGCTACCTGCGGATGGCGGCGCTGCTCGCGGTGGGGATGCTCGCGGCCATGGTGGTCGGCGTCGCCGGGATCGGCCGGCTGCGCCGCACCGCCGCGGCGCCGGCACCGCCGCACCGGGCGGGCGGGTGGGCGACCCTGGCGGCCAGCCTGCGCGACCGGCAGTTCCGCTGGCTGGTCGGCGCGTACCTGGCCATGTCGACCACCACCCACCTGGTGCTCGCCGGGGTGCCCTACTACGCCGAGTACGAGCTGGGCCGCCCGAAACTGACCACCGTGCTGGTCGCCGCGTTCGTCGCGCCGGCGCTGCTGGTCACCCCGGCCTGGCTGGCGGTGGCCCGGCGGGTCGGCAAGCAGTCGGCGCTGCTCCCCGGCCAGGTGGCCTTCGCCGTCGGCGCGCTGGTGCTGGCCGTCGGCCGGCCGGCCGGGCTGCCGGTGCTGGTCGGCGCGGTGGCGGTGCTCGGGGTGGCGTTCGCCGGGATGCAGTTGCTGCCCTTCTCGATGCTGCCCGACGTGATCCGGGCCGCCGACACCGACCGGGCCGGCACCTACACCGGGGTGTGGACCGCCACCGAGGCCACCGGCGCGGCGCTGGGCCCCTACGCCTACGCGCTCTGCCTGGCCGCCGGGGGCTTCGTGGCCTCCGCCGCCGGGCAGGCGGTCACCCAGTCGGCGGGCGCGCTCACCGCGATCCGGTACGGCTTCGGCCTGCTGCCGGCCGCCCTCATGGTGATCGCGGTGCTGCTGCAACGCCGCTACACCCTCGACCAGGCGGCCCGCGCCGACGCCGACGGGTAG
- a CDS encoding SDR family NAD(P)-dependent oxidoreductase, which yields MSGLAGRRVLVTGARGTFGRHLCAALTAAGARVVGLDLHPDEDGGTPVLGCDLTDPAAVPAAVAAAVDRLGGLDLLVNNAGVGGPAPAELPPDEVVRRQLEVNLLAAWRTTAAALPALEAARGRVVFVASRMAVLPLPLAAAYGVSKRALVAYADALRHEVGTHVGVSVVYPSMVASPIHDSTTEAGLSLSGVSRLEPVEGVVAAIVRAATARRAPRDVATTARGRLELALARHAPALADRLVRRTVAGRVAAGDLDAAPLAAGMVRRHREARR from the coding sequence GTGAGCGGGCTGGCCGGACGGCGGGTGCTGGTCACCGGCGCCCGGGGCACCTTCGGGCGGCACCTGTGTGCCGCGCTGACCGCGGCCGGCGCCCGCGTCGTCGGGCTGGACCTGCACCCCGACGAGGACGGCGGCACACCGGTGCTCGGCTGCGACCTGACCGACCCGGCCGCCGTGCCTGCCGCGGTGGCCGCCGCCGTGGACCGGCTCGGCGGCCTGGACCTGCTGGTCAACAACGCCGGCGTCGGCGGACCCGCCCCGGCCGAGCTGCCGCCCGACGAGGTGGTCCGCCGACAGCTGGAGGTCAACCTGCTCGCCGCCTGGCGCACCACGGCGGCGGCGCTGCCCGCCCTGGAGGCGGCGCGCGGCCGGGTGGTCTTCGTGGCCAGCCGGATGGCCGTGCTGCCGCTGCCCCTCGCGGCCGCGTACGGGGTGAGCAAGCGGGCCCTCGTCGCGTACGCCGACGCGCTGCGCCACGAGGTCGGCACCCACGTCGGCGTCAGCGTCGTCTACCCGAGCATGGTCGCCTCGCCGATCCACGACAGCACCACCGAGGCGGGGCTGTCGCTGAGCGGGGTGTCCCGGCTGGAACCCGTCGAGGGGGTCGTGGCCGCGATCGTGCGCGCCGCCACCGCCCGCCGGGCGCCCCGGGACGTGGCCACCACCGCCCGGGGCCGGCTGGAGCTGGCCCTGGCCCGGCACGCGCCCGCGCTGGCCGACCGGCTGGTGCGGCGTACCGTCGCCGGGCGGGTCGCCGCCGGGGACCTGGACGCCGCGCCCCTGGCCGCCGGCATGGTGCGGCGGCACCGGGAGGCCCGCCGGTAG
- a CDS encoding NUDIX hydrolase, with translation MPVSPYIARMRRHIGHDLLMLYGVSAVVTDEAGRVLLARRGDNGRWSVPAGTVDPGEQPADALVREVREETGIEVEIERIGGVATHPVVYPNGDACEYLNVWFRCRPVGGVPTADGDESLAVGWFAPAALPDLDEWSRLRITTALREDPRPWYAAPGEHHPALHQPDNL, from the coding sequence ATGCCTGTCTCGCCCTACATCGCGCGGATGCGCCGGCACATCGGACACGACCTGCTCATGCTCTACGGGGTCAGCGCCGTGGTGACCGACGAGGCGGGGCGGGTGCTGCTGGCCCGGCGCGGCGACAACGGCCGCTGGTCGGTGCCGGCCGGCACCGTCGACCCCGGCGAGCAGCCCGCCGACGCGCTGGTCCGCGAGGTCCGCGAGGAGACCGGCATCGAGGTCGAGATCGAGCGGATCGGCGGGGTGGCCACCCACCCGGTGGTCTACCCCAACGGGGACGCCTGCGAATACCTCAACGTCTGGTTCCGCTGCCGGCCCGTCGGCGGCGTGCCCACCGCCGACGGCGACGAGTCCCTCGCGGTCGGCTGGTTCGCCCCCGCCGCGCTGCCCGACCTGGACGAATGGTCCCGCCTGCGGATCACCACGGCGCTGCGCGAGGACCCCCGACCCTGGTACGCCGCGCCCGGCGAGCACCACCCCGCCCTGCACCAGCCGGACAACCTCTGA
- a CDS encoding YkvA family protein → MRDWLIGLGVAVACLLASWALLVLLARRLPPGILRDLAAFIPDCLTTVRRLRRDPRVPRRARIAIVFAGLWLASPIDLIPEFLPVIGPLDDIVVVALALRYAGRQVPRQVLLDAWPGEPRLLLRLLGPEPTGRAAGPEPAER, encoded by the coding sequence GTGCGCGACTGGCTCATCGGACTCGGCGTCGCGGTGGCCTGCCTCCTGGCCAGTTGGGCGCTGCTGGTGCTGCTGGCCCGGCGGCTGCCGCCGGGGATCCTGCGCGACCTGGCCGCCTTCATCCCGGACTGCCTGACCACCGTGCGCCGGTTGCGCCGCGACCCCCGGGTGCCGCGGCGGGCCCGGATCGCGATCGTGTTCGCCGGGCTCTGGCTGGCCAGCCCGATCGACCTGATCCCGGAGTTCCTGCCGGTCATCGGCCCGCTGGACGACATCGTGGTGGTGGCGCTCGCGCTGCGGTACGCCGGCCGGCAGGTGCCCCGGCAGGTGCTGCTCGACGCCTGGCCGGGCGAGCCCCGGCTGCTGCTGCGCCTGCTCGGCCCGGAACCCACCGGCCGCGCGGCCGGCCCCGAACCGGCCGAGCGGTGA
- a CDS encoding LysE family translocator, protein MVTVGALVGIALVALGLVLTPGPNMVYLVSRSVTQGRRAGLVSLLGVAVGFLVYLAAAVAGIATVFVLVPPLYTAVKLAGAAYLLWLAWKTLRPGGRSAFTPAPLPPDRPRRLFTMGLVTNLLNPKIAILYVSLLPQFVDPARGHVAVQSLLLGLTQIGIALTVNGLIVLTAGTVSAFLTRRPAWARAQRYVMGSVLAGLAVRIAADRSRAAVATP, encoded by the coding sequence GTGGTCACGGTCGGCGCGCTGGTGGGAATCGCCCTGGTGGCGTTGGGTCTGGTGCTCACGCCCGGCCCGAACATGGTCTACCTGGTGTCCCGCTCGGTCACCCAGGGGCGGCGCGCCGGCCTGGTGTCGCTGCTCGGTGTGGCCGTCGGCTTCCTGGTCTACCTGGCCGCCGCGGTGGCCGGCATCGCCACGGTCTTCGTGCTGGTCCCGCCGCTGTACACGGCCGTGAAGCTGGCCGGCGCGGCGTACCTGCTGTGGCTGGCCTGGAAGACGTTGCGCCCGGGTGGGCGGTCGGCGTTCACCCCGGCGCCGCTGCCACCGGACCGTCCGCGACGGCTGTTCACCATGGGCCTGGTCACCAACCTGCTGAACCCGAAGATCGCCATCCTCTACGTGTCGTTGCTGCCGCAGTTCGTCGACCCGGCGCGCGGGCACGTGGCGGTGCAGAGCCTGCTGCTGGGGCTGACCCAGATCGGCATCGCGCTGACGGTGAACGGGCTGATCGTGCTGACCGCCGGCACGGTGTCGGCGTTCCTCACCCGGCGGCCCGCCTGGGCGCGGGCCCAGCGCTACGTGATGGGCAGCGTGCTGGCCGGCCTCGCGGTGCGCATCGCCGCCGACCGCTCGCGCGCCGCCGTCGCCACCCCCTGA
- a CDS encoding flavin-containing monooxygenase — protein MAAPPRVAVIGAGAAGLATLKALADAGVPAVAFEATDTVGGLWVYGSPGSPAYRTLHLNTSKGRTQFADHPMPAHWPDYPDHHRVAGYLADYADRFGLRDAVRQRHTVERVTRATGGGWTVHATGPDGPVRLDVEAMVVANGHNRVPKWPDPYPGGCTAEQLHSHDYRGPEQLTGRRVLVVGGGNSAMDIAVDASYAAARTLLSLRRGVWVVPKYLLGRPSDTLNGALARRLPWRLRQRISQTMLTATVGPAARYGLPAPTHGFLQDHPTLSDGLLSRLTHGDIQARPGIARFAGDRVEFTDSRADEVDLVVWCTGYRVEVPFLDPELLGDGADRLPLYRHVFHLDAPGLAFVGLMQSTGAAFPLVEAQARLVAGWLAGTWTPPDPARQAAASRAELRAATTRWGQRRPHMRVDFDAYLGELERELAAGRRRAGVRR, from the coding sequence ATGGCGGCACCACCCCGGGTCGCGGTCATCGGCGCCGGCGCGGCCGGACTGGCCACCCTCAAGGCGCTCGCCGACGCCGGCGTGCCGGCGGTCGCGTTCGAGGCCACCGACACCGTCGGCGGCCTCTGGGTGTACGGGTCACCGGGCTCGCCCGCGTACCGGACGCTGCACCTGAACACCAGCAAGGGGCGCACCCAGTTCGCCGACCACCCGATGCCGGCGCACTGGCCCGACTACCCCGACCACCACCGCGTCGCCGGCTACCTCGCCGACTACGCCGACCGGTTCGGCCTTCGCGACGCCGTACGGCAGCGGCACACCGTCGAGCGGGTCACCCGGGCGACCGGCGGCGGCTGGACCGTGCACGCCACCGGACCCGACGGGCCGGTCCGCCTCGACGTCGAGGCGATGGTGGTGGCCAACGGGCACAACCGGGTGCCGAAGTGGCCCGACCCGTACCCGGGCGGATGCACCGCGGAGCAGCTGCACAGCCACGACTACCGGGGCCCGGAGCAGCTGACCGGCCGGCGGGTGCTGGTCGTCGGCGGCGGCAACTCCGCCATGGACATCGCCGTCGACGCCTCGTACGCCGCCGCGCGCACCCTGTTGTCGCTGCGCCGCGGGGTCTGGGTGGTGCCCAAGTACCTGCTCGGCCGGCCCTCCGACACCCTCAACGGGGCGCTCGCCCGCCGGCTGCCCTGGCGGCTGCGACAGCGGATCAGCCAGACCATGCTCACGGCCACCGTCGGCCCAGCCGCCCGGTACGGGCTGCCCGCCCCCACCCACGGCTTCCTCCAGGATCACCCCACCCTCTCCGACGGTCTGCTGTCCCGGCTCACCCACGGCGACATCCAGGCCCGTCCCGGCATCGCCCGGTTCGCCGGCGACCGGGTCGAGTTCACCGACAGCCGCGCCGACGAGGTGGACCTCGTGGTCTGGTGCACCGGCTACCGGGTGGAGGTCCCCTTCCTCGACCCCGAGCTGCTCGGCGACGGCGCCGACCGGCTGCCGCTGTACCGGCACGTGTTCCACCTGGACGCCCCCGGGCTGGCCTTCGTCGGCCTCATGCAGTCCACCGGGGCGGCGTTCCCGCTGGTCGAGGCCCAGGCCCGGCTGGTCGCCGGCTGGCTCGCCGGCACCTGGACCCCGCCGGACCCGGCCCGGCAGGCCGCGGCCTCCCGGGCGGAACTGCGCGCCGCCACCACCCGGTGGGGACAGCGCCGGCCGCACATGCGGGTCGACTTCGACGCGTACCTGGGCGAGCTCGAGCGGGAGCTCGCCGCCGGGCGCCGCCGGGCCGGGGTGCGGCGGTGA
- a CDS encoding DUF5956 family protein yields the protein MDIAYDWGIDQPPDPAADRADDVDGLTSEQLPEVRELTAQGWHLASDAPMLVFLPAVWPRKLRTWVPDRATRYEWWYEQEPKTRRVIREQTVHSSWESRNEVENDNDALLAETGVTGRPRGRLWLLKPPPGFDSVDDFLAELGRRADAAGIDGACSPQYVRFTTELLAELTK from the coding sequence ATGGACATCGCCTACGACTGGGGCATCGACCAGCCTCCCGACCCGGCCGCCGACCGCGCCGACGACGTGGATGGGCTGACCTCGGAGCAACTGCCGGAGGTACGGGAGCTGACCGCGCAGGGCTGGCATCTGGCGTCGGACGCGCCCATGCTGGTCTTCCTGCCGGCGGTATGGCCCCGGAAACTGAGGACGTGGGTGCCGGACCGGGCCACCCGCTACGAGTGGTGGTACGAGCAAGAGCCGAAAACCCGCCGGGTGATCCGCGAGCAGACGGTCCACTCCAGCTGGGAGTCACGCAACGAGGTCGAGAACGACAACGACGCCCTGCTCGCCGAGACGGGCGTCACCGGCCGGCCGCGGGGCCGGCTGTGGCTGCTGAAGCCACCGCCCGGGTTCGACTCCGTCGACGACTTCCTCGCCGAGCTCGGCCGCCGCGCTGATGCCGCCGGCATCGACGGCGCGTGCAGCCCGCAGTACGTGCGGTTCACCACCGAGCTGCTGGCCGAGCTGACCAAATAG
- a CDS encoding TetR/AcrR family transcriptional regulator yields MTMPRRRPGRPRRGDERPTRELVLAAATALFAEHGFDAVGLRDVAAAAGVDVATVAHHTGTKAELYDACFARVFAAEREVLEVAGERARQALAAGRADALRTLHDLVDVFVDFLEDRPETTALWLRRWLEPHRHADLDQRYAAPLYALVEELLATAAEGGALVEPTPHVTVRSLVWAVHGHVVALAAGSGSGARERREFRGFVHRFLDGLYPPASP; encoded by the coding sequence ATGACCATGCCCCGCCGGCGACCGGGCCGGCCCCGCCGCGGCGACGAGCGGCCCACCCGGGAGCTGGTGCTCGCCGCCGCCACCGCGCTCTTCGCCGAGCATGGCTTCGACGCGGTCGGCCTGCGCGACGTGGCCGCCGCGGCGGGCGTCGACGTGGCCACCGTCGCCCACCACACCGGCACGAAGGCGGAGCTCTACGACGCCTGCTTCGCCCGGGTCTTCGCCGCCGAGCGGGAGGTCCTCGAGGTGGCCGGGGAGCGCGCCCGACAGGCCCTGGCGGCCGGGCGCGCCGACGCGCTGCGGACGCTGCACGACCTGGTCGACGTGTTCGTCGACTTCCTGGAGGACCGGCCGGAGACGACCGCCCTGTGGCTGCGGCGCTGGCTGGAGCCACACCGGCACGCCGACCTGGACCAGCGCTACGCCGCCCCGCTCTACGCGCTGGTCGAGGAGCTGCTCGCCACGGCCGCCGAGGGCGGCGCCCTGGTCGAGCCGACCCCGCACGTGACCGTGCGCAGCCTGGTCTGGGCGGTGCACGGTCACGTGGTGGCCCTCGCCGCCGGCAGCGGCTCCGGCGCCCGGGAGCGGCGCGAGTTCCGCGGCTTCGTGCACCGCTTCCTCGACGGGCTGTACCCGCCGGCCAGCCCTTGA
- a CDS encoding GNAT family N-acetyltransferase, whose translation MPIVLHAAATPSAPGLLLRPWGDDDAEALLAAYRDPVLRSWTSYPVTTPADARAFLRRSRQGWASGRRFSFAVLEPTAEGERLVANVVLKEVTPGRPAAEVGYWTAAPARGRGVAPRAVEAVTSWAFARFAAGGLTRLELLHQVDNPASCRVAEKSGYAFAEVLPARPPFPRDGHRHVRLRP comes from the coding sequence ATGCCGATCGTGCTCCATGCCGCCGCCACCCCCTCCGCCCCCGGCCTGCTGCTGCGACCGTGGGGCGATGACGACGCCGAGGCGCTGCTGGCCGCGTACCGGGACCCGGTGCTGCGCAGCTGGACCAGCTACCCGGTGACGACACCCGCCGACGCCCGGGCCTTCCTGCGCCGCAGCCGGCAGGGCTGGGCATCCGGCCGCCGGTTCAGCTTCGCCGTGCTGGAGCCCACCGCCGAGGGGGAGCGGCTGGTCGCCAACGTGGTGCTCAAGGAGGTCACCCCCGGCCGGCCGGCCGCCGAGGTGGGCTACTGGACGGCCGCGCCGGCCCGGGGCCGCGGGGTCGCGCCACGGGCCGTGGAGGCGGTCACCAGCTGGGCGTTCGCCCGGTTCGCCGCAGGCGGCCTGACCCGCTTGGAACTGCTGCACCAGGTCGACAACCCGGCCTCCTGCCGGGTGGCCGAGAAGAGCGGCTACGCCTTCGCGGAGGTGCTGCCGGCCCGGCCGCCGTTCCCGCGCGACGGCCACCGGCACGTCCGCCTGCGGCCCTGA